The Euzebyales bacterium genome segment ACGGTGCTGGCGTCGCCCTCCGCGGCCGCCTCTGCGTGCACCTGCTCCGCCCAGGTCCGACTGAGCTCGACGATGTCGGTGCGCAGCTGGCCGGTGACCTCGTCGAGGTCGACACCGTCGTCACCGTGCACGTGCAGCACATAGGTCAGCAGCGCCTGGTCCTCGTGGAAGCCGACGAACGGCTCGACCTCGACACACGACAGGCGCTCGGCGATCCGGCGGTCGATCTGCGCCCGCAGCGGCACGTCGAAGCGCGACCGCGGGACGGCCACGACGATGATCGCCGCCGCCGACACCGGATGGGTCCAGGCCGCCACCCTGATGGTCGCCCGCTCGTCGCGCACGAGGACGTCGAACAGCTCGGCGAGCCCGTCGACCCCCGCCGTGAACAGCGCATCCTTCGGGAGCGCCTCGAGCACCGACCGCAGCATCCGCTCGTCGTGGGAGTGTTTGACGACGTCCTCGTCGGCTGTCACCTCGTCGACCCAGCGACGCAAGACGGGGATGGTCGTCACCGGCTCGGCCGTCGCCTTCTTCGCGAACAGGCCGACGATGCGGTGCACGGTGTGCCCGTCGTCGGGGCTGACGGCGACGTCGACCATGCGGTCGTGGCGATGCACGGTGCTGCGCGTCGGCGTCAGCGACACCGTCAACGGCGCGCTGTCCGACGGCACAGGACCGGCGATCTCGTTGACCGCAGGTCCACCGTCGTCCCCGGCCGAGCGGAAGATCCCCAGGCCACTGTCGGGGACGTCCGTGACCCGGCCGTCACCGATCTGGTGGACGACGGCACCGAGGAACACGAAGTGGTCGTCGAGCAGCCACCGCAGCAGGGCCTCCGCCTCGGCGTCCTCCACGCCGACGCTGTCGATGAGGGCGTCGACCCGGTCCCGCATCGCGGCGAAGTCGCCGGTTGCCCTCTGCACGTCGTCGAGCACGGCGCGCAGCGCGGCGGCCAGATCGTCGAGGCGATCGTCGCCGAGGCGACGGTCGAGCTCGACGTGGATCCAGGTCTGGCGCTCCTCGGCGCCGCGCGACGGCCGCAGGCCCACGATGCCACCGTCGTCGTCGCGCACTACGCCGAACTCGGGATACGCATGGTTGGCCATGGCCAGGCCCTGGCGCTCGAGCCGCCCCGCCAGGGTCGACATCAGGAACGGCGCGTCCTCGACCACGACGGCGATCATCGTTCCCGCGCCGGTGTCGGGGTTGTACACCCGCACCGCCAGCTCCCCCGGGGCACGCCGACCGATCAGGCGGGTCCCCGCCGCCACGACGGCCGCTCGCGTCTCGGGGTCCTCGGGCAGTCCATGAGGGTGCCGGCGGAGCACGATCCGCGCCAGGTCGGCCCCCAGGGTTCGCAGCTCCTCGTCAAGCCGGGCCTCGACCTGCTCGACGACGTCCCCGGGCTGCAATGTCTGGCTCACCGTCGGCCCCGTTCACCCCGCAACGAACGACGCGTGCACGTAGCGCTGCGGATTGTCGACGTTCGGATCGACGAAGACGACCGACTGCCAGGTGCCCAGGGCCAGTGCACCGTCGACGACCGGAACCGTCAGGGACGGCGAGACGAACAGCGGCAGCACGTGGTCGCCGCCGTGTCCGGGGCTGCCGTGACGGTGACGGTAGCGCTCGTCCTGTTCCGGCAGTAGCCGGCGGAGCACCATCTGCGCATCGACCTCGCTACCCGAGCCCGTCTCCATCAGCCCGAGTCCGGCGGTCGCGTGCTGTGCCAGCAGGTGGCACAGACCGTCGCCGCGTCCACGCACCCACTCGGCGACGCGGTCGGTGATGTCGACGACGCTGAACTGGTCACCGGTGGTGACCCGAATGGTGGTCGTATCCATCGTGTGGGGTGTACCACGGACCGCTGACCGACACACCGACATTGTCGCCGGCACCACCACGGCGTGCCTGGTCGAGCAGTGCACCGACCGCACGCTCCGCGCCGCCGGCGGTGTCGACCAGCGCCCGTGCCACGGCAGCCTCCGGTGTCAACTCGTCGGGCACGTAGTCGGTGTAGCCATCGGTCACTGCCACGACCCAGGCCCAGGGCGCCAGGTCGATGCGCCCACGCGCCAGTGAGCGGCGCAAGGTGTGATGACCCGGGTCGTCACCGAAGAACCAGGGTGCACGGGTGGGCAGCCGCCGGGCCGGCCCACGCTCGAACACGAGCAGCGCCGAGTCCCCGGCTCCGAACCACTGCAGCTGCGTCGGTGTCCGCAGCGCGACGACCAGCGTCGTCCGTGAACGGGGGCCGTCGAGGTCGTCCGTGGCCAGCGCGATGCGGTCCTCGACGAGCTGCACCGCGGCGAACATCTCGTCCTCGGTGAGGTCCGCCGGAGGCGGATCGTCGCCCAGGAGGTCCATGACCGCCGCGACCGCGGCGTGGGATGCCCGGTGGCCGTTGTGCCCGTCAGCCACCACGAGCAGGCGCGCGCGGCGGCCGACCACGCAGCCCGCGGCATCCTCGTTCGGGTCGACGTAGGCGTACGGCTTGGGGCGCCAGCCCCGCGCGAGGCCGACGGCGGCATCGTGGCCGACGGCCCTCGTCGCGACAACCGCGAGCGCTTCGTGGTCACGCCCGAGGAGGACGATCCTGGACGGCGCGGTGGCCGTACGGTCAGCGATGTGTTCTTCTTCTCGGGGCATCATGGGTGCATGTCCTTCGACGAGCATTCCACGTCGTCGCGCGTTTCACGGGGCGCGGCGCTCGCCCGCCTGTCGGCGTCGACGAGCGCCAACTACCTGGTGTCGCGTCTGCGCGCCATGAGCGATCACGACGCAGCCGAGTTGCGCTTCCACGCCGCGACGGCCGACAAGATGCTCGACCTGCTCGGCTCGATGAAGGGCGCGGCCATGAAGATCGGCCAGCTGGCCAGTTTCGTGGACCTGGATCTGCCGCCCGAGGCACAGGCGACCTACCACGAGGTTCTCGCGGACCTGCGCGACTCCGCGCCCCCCGCGGATCCCGCGGCCATCCGGGACGTGGTCAGCGAGCAGTACGGCGCGCCACCTGAGGAGGTGTTCGCGTCCTGGCACGATGAGCCCCTGGCCAGCGCGAGCATCGGGCAGGTCCACCGTGCTCGGCTCCGCGACGGGACCGAGGTCGTGGCCAAGGTCCAGTACCCCGGTGTCGCCGAGGCGATCGAGTCCGACCTGGCGAACGCCGAGCTCTTCGCGCCGATGGCGCGCATCATCTCACCCAACCTGCGCATCAAGCCCCTCATGGACGAGCTGCGCGACCGGATGGTCGACGAGATCGACTACCAGCGGGAGGCCCAGTACCAGGCTGCGTTCCACGAGCGCTACGACGGTCATCCCTTCATCGCTGTCCCACGTGTGCTCATCGACCTATGTCGGCCGCGGATCATCGTGAGTCAGTACGTCGACGGTGCAAGCTACGACGCGATGGCACGGGCGAGCACCGAGGCCGAACGGCAGCGCTACGGCGAGATCATCTACCGGTTCGTCTACGGCTCACTGCACCGCTTCCGGCTGTTCAACGGTGACCCGCACCCGGGCAACTACCTGTTCCCTGCCGACGGGCGTGTGGTCTTCCTCGACTTCGGCAGCGTCAAGCTGTTCACGTCCGCGACCCGTGACGCCATCCGCGCGCAGCTGCACGCGGTGCGGACCGGCGACGTCGACCAGCTGATGGAGCTGCTGGGCGAGGCCGGATTCACCCACGGGCGCGCGCAGTCGTTGGACAGCTACAAGCTCATGGCCTGGTTTCGCATGTTCAACCGGCCGATCCTTGCCGACGAGGAGTGGACGTACACACCGGAGTTCGCCCGTGAGGTCATCAGGTCGACGACCGACCCCCGCGCCGGCTACCTCGACCTGCTGCGCCAGCTGAACCTGCCGCCGGACTACCTGCTGCTCAACCGGATCCAGTGGGGCGTCAACTCGGTCCTCGGTCGCCTGCGCGCCACCGCCAACTGGTATCGGATCAGTGACGAGTTCCTCGCCGACGGGCAGCCCTCGACCGAGCTCGGGGCGCAGGAGGCACCGTTCATCGCCGCCTCGCCGTACCGCGCCTGACACGCTTCCACCGGCGTGCCGGCCGCCGGTCGAGCGTAGCGGGTGCCGGCGGTCCCGCAGTGCGGGTCTACCAGGGGGCGAATGGCGGGTCGATCAGGCGCTCACCGCGCTCGAGTGCCGTGATGCGTTGGACCTCGTCGTCACTGAGGTCGATCTCGAGCGCCCGGAAGTTGGACGTGATGTGTGCCGGCGACGTGGCCTTGGGAATGGCCGCCACGTGATCCTGGTTCAGCAGCCACGCGAGCGCGACCTGTGCGGGGTCGGCCCCGTGCTCCTCGCCGATCGCGACGAGCGTGGCGTCACGAAAGACCTGACCTCGCGCGAGCGGCGAGTACGCCGTCAGCAGGTGGTCGTGCTTGCGCGCGAGCGCCACCAGCTCGTCCTGGCCGAGGAACGGGTGGTACTCGACCTGGTTGGCGAAGATCGGCGCGTGGGCGGTGACCCGGTCGATCTGCTCCGGTGTGAAGTTGCTGACGCCGACGTTGCGGACCTTGCCGTCGTCGCGCAGGGAGAGCATCGCGTCCAGCGTGGCCTCGAACGGCGTGTCATGAACCGGCCAGTGGATGAGGAGCAGGTCGACGTAGTCCGTGCGCAGGTCCCGCAGGCTGGCCTCGGTCGAGGACCGGACGGCCGCGGGTGCGTGGTTGTCGTTGTCGAGCTTGGTTGTCAGGAAGACGTCGCCACGCTCCACCGCGCTCGCCGCGAGCGCCGC includes the following:
- a CDS encoding YjbQ family protein translates to MDTTTIRVTTGDQFSVVDITDRVAEWVRGRGDGLCHLLAQHATAGLGLMETGSGSEVDAQMVLRRLLPEQDERYRHRHGSPGHGGDHVLPLFVSPSLTVPVVDGALALGTWQSVVFVDPNVDNPQRYVHASFVAG
- a CDS encoding protein phosphatase 2C domain-containing protein; its protein translation is MMPREEEHIADRTATAPSRIVLLGRDHEALAVVATRAVGHDAAVGLARGWRPKPYAYVDPNEDAAGCVVGRRARLLVVADGHNGHRASHAAVAAVMDLLGDDPPPADLTEDEMFAAVQLVEDRIALATDDLDGPRSRTTLVVALRTPTQLQWFGAGDSALLVFERGPARRLPTRAPWFFGDDPGHHTLRRSLARGRIDLAPWAWVVAVTDGYTDYVPDELTPEAAVARALVDTAGGAERAVGALLDQARRGGAGDNVGVSVSGPWYTPHDGYDHHSGHHR
- a CDS encoding AarF/ABC1/UbiB kinase family protein, coding for MSFDEHSTSSRVSRGAALARLSASTSANYLVSRLRAMSDHDAAELRFHAATADKMLDLLGSMKGAAMKIGQLASFVDLDLPPEAQATYHEVLADLRDSAPPADPAAIRDVVSEQYGAPPEEVFASWHDEPLASASIGQVHRARLRDGTEVVAKVQYPGVAEAIESDLANAELFAPMARIISPNLRIKPLMDELRDRMVDEIDYQREAQYQAAFHERYDGHPFIAVPRVLIDLCRPRIIVSQYVDGASYDAMARASTEAERQRYGEIIYRFVYGSLHRFRLFNGDPHPGNYLFPADGRVVFLDFGSVKLFTSATRDAIRAQLHAVRTGDVDQLMELLGEAGFTHGRAQSLDSYKLMAWFRMFNRPILADEEWTYTPEFAREVIRSTTDPRAGYLDLLRQLNLPPDYLLLNRIQWGVNSVLGRLRATANWYRISDEFLADGQPSTELGAQEAPFIAASPYRA
- a CDS encoding aldo/keto reductase, producing MRTQTIRGTSVPALGFGTFQLAGDDCERGVRQALDIGYRHVDTAQGYGNEDRVGAALAASAVERGDVFLTTKLDNDNHAPAAVRSSTEASLRDLRTDYVDLLLIHWPVHDTPFEATLDAMLSLRDDGKVRNVGVSNFTPEQIDRVTAHAPIFANQVEYHPFLGQDELVALARKHDHLLTAYSPLARGQVFRDATLVAIGEEHGADPAQVALAWLLNQDHVAAIPKATSPAHITSNFRALEIDLSDDEVQRITALERGERLIDPPFAPW